From a region of the Halolamina sp. CBA1230 genome:
- a CDS encoding tubulin/FtsZ family protein, whose protein sequence is MKTVLVGVGQAGGKVTTALAEYDDEMGFHAVRDALAVNTAKADLRDIPLDTVLIGQDVVKGHGVGGDNELGAEVMQNDADEVMSELSGKIGSKTEAIFVVAGLGGGTGSGGAPVLAKELSRVYDVPVYAIGILPGRDEGALYQANAGRSLKTLAREADATILIDNDAWREAGDSVAEGMAAINESIARRIGLLLAAGEPVEDRSLGLGGGGLDRDVAQSVVDTSEVINTLRSGGLAAVGYAESEASDDPDENVNVVTSTTRQALFTGTSLPNASEADAALLVVAGRPDTLSRKGVERARSWIEEETGSMQVRGGDFPLDTDKISSLVLLSGVERSDRVQEFMNRAADAQAEAEQRDEGQRKRDAADAFQNDELDDLL, encoded by the coding sequence ATGAAGACGGTCCTCGTTGGCGTCGGGCAGGCGGGCGGAAAGGTGACGACTGCACTGGCCGAGTACGACGACGAGATGGGGTTCCACGCGGTCCGGGACGCTCTCGCGGTCAACACCGCGAAAGCCGACCTCCGCGATATCCCGCTCGACACGGTGTTGATCGGCCAGGACGTCGTGAAAGGCCACGGTGTCGGCGGCGACAACGAACTCGGCGCGGAGGTGATGCAGAACGACGCCGACGAAGTGATGAGCGAACTGAGCGGCAAGATCGGCTCCAAGACGGAGGCGATCTTCGTCGTCGCCGGCCTCGGCGGCGGCACCGGCTCCGGCGGCGCGCCCGTACTCGCGAAGGAGTTGAGCCGGGTGTACGACGTCCCCGTCTACGCCATCGGCATCCTCCCCGGCCGCGACGAGGGGGCCTTGTACCAGGCCAATGCGGGGCGGTCGTTGAAGACGCTCGCCCGCGAGGCGGACGCGACGATCCTGATCGACAACGACGCCTGGCGCGAAGCGGGCGACAGCGTCGCGGAAGGGATGGCCGCGATCAACGAGAGCATCGCGCGCCGGATCGGCCTGCTGCTCGCCGCGGGCGAACCCGTTGAGGACCGCTCGCTCGGACTTGGTGGCGGCGGACTCGACCGCGACGTGGCCCAGAGCGTCGTCGACACCAGCGAGGTGATCAACACGCTCCGGTCGGGCGGCTTGGCGGCAGTGGGCTACGCCGAGTCCGAAGCCAGCGACGACCCCGACGAGAACGTCAACGTCGTCACGAGCACGACCCGACAGGCGCTGTTCACGGGGACGAGCCTCCCGAACGCGAGCGAGGCCGACGCCGCGCTGCTGGTCGTCGCCGGGCGCCCCGACACGCTCTCCCGCAAGGGCGTCGAGCGCGCCCGCTCGTGGATCGAGGAGGAGACCGGCAGCATGCAGGTCCGCGGCGGCGACTTCCCGCTCGACACCGACAAGATCTCCTCGCTGGTGCTGCTGAGCGGCGTCGAACGCTCCGACCGCGTCCAGGAGTTCATGAACCGCGCCGCCGACGCGCAGGCCGAGGCCGAGCAGCGCGACGAGGGCCAGCGCAAGCGCGACGCCGCCGACGCGTTCCAGAACGACGAACTCGACGACCTCCTCTGA
- a CDS encoding metal-dependent hydrolase, with product MDKKGHVLNALLLAIGVGYVLEPAGDVTTFVAIAEVSLPLVLGALFPDVDTAFGKHRKTLHNLPVLGIALAYPYFFGNLSFVWAGILSHYVLDMLGSKRGIALFYPFWSEEFGSPTGVTTTSTYADVVTIVVTLIEIGVFAAFVHLLPQYLPPGLELSGVTTMMG from the coding sequence ATGGACAAGAAAGGCCACGTCCTCAACGCCCTGTTGCTGGCCATCGGCGTCGGCTACGTGCTCGAGCCCGCCGGCGACGTGACGACGTTCGTCGCCATCGCCGAGGTGTCGCTGCCGCTGGTGTTGGGCGCGCTGTTCCCGGACGTGGACACCGCGTTCGGCAAACACCGCAAGACGCTGCACAACCTTCCCGTGCTCGGGATCGCGCTGGCGTACCCCTACTTCTTCGGCAACCTCAGCTTCGTCTGGGCGGGGATCCTCAGCCACTACGTGCTCGACATGCTGGGGAGCAAGCGCGGCATCGCGCTGTTCTACCCGTTCTGGAGCGAGGAGTTCGGCTCGCCGACCGGTGTTACGACCACGAGCACGTACGCCGACGTGGTCACCATCGTCGTCACGCTGATCGAGATCGGGGTGTTCGCGGCGTTCGTCCACCTGCTCCCCCAGTACCTCCCCCCCGGGCTGGAGCTGAGCGGGGTGACGACGATGATGGGTTAG
- the ftsZ gene encoding cell division protein FtsZ, whose product MDSIVEEAIDEAEGEGDEQPDAQAEGESPAEKETGGETPSSGKMTDEELQDVLQDLKTNITVVGCGGAGGNTVNRMHEEGIHGAKLVAANTDVQHLVSIEADTKILMGKEKTQGRGAGSLPQVGEEAAIESQEEIKDSIAGSDMVFVTAGLGGGTGTGSAPVVAKAAQAAGALTISIVTTPFTAEGEVRRTNAEAGLERLRDVSDTVIVVPNDRLLDAVGKLPVKQAFKVSDEVLMRSVKGITELITKPGLVNLDFADVRTVMEKGGVAMIGLGESDTEEKAEDSVQSALRSPLLDVDISGANSALVNVTGGSDMSIGEAEGVVEEIYDRIDPDARIIWGTSVDEEIEGRMRTMIVVTGVESPQIYGGGEAAQRGTSPDQLQDVN is encoded by the coding sequence ATGGACTCCATCGTAGAGGAGGCGATCGACGAGGCCGAGGGCGAGGGCGACGAGCAGCCCGACGCCCAGGCCGAGGGAGAGAGCCCGGCCGAGAAGGAGACCGGCGGCGAGACACCCTCGTCGGGGAAGATGACCGACGAGGAGCTTCAGGACGTCCTGCAGGACCTCAAGACCAACATCACGGTGGTCGGCTGCGGCGGCGCCGGCGGCAACACCGTCAACCGCATGCACGAGGAGGGGATCCACGGCGCGAAGCTGGTCGCCGCGAACACCGACGTCCAGCACCTCGTCTCCATCGAGGCCGACACGAAGATCCTGATGGGCAAGGAGAAAACGCAGGGTCGCGGCGCTGGCTCGCTCCCGCAGGTCGGCGAGGAGGCCGCCATCGAGTCCCAGGAGGAGATCAAGGACTCCATCGCCGGCTCGGACATGGTGTTCGTCACCGCCGGGCTCGGCGGCGGCACCGGAACGGGCTCGGCACCCGTCGTCGCCAAGGCCGCCCAGGCCGCGGGCGCGCTGACGATCTCGATCGTCACGACGCCGTTCACCGCGGAGGGTGAGGTCCGGCGCACGAACGCCGAGGCGGGCCTCGAACGGCTGCGTGACGTCTCCGACACCGTGATCGTCGTGCCGAACGATCGCCTCCTCGACGCGGTGGGGAAGCTGCCGGTCAAGCAGGCGTTCAAGGTCTCCGACGAGGTGCTGATGCGCTCGGTCAAGGGGATAACCGAACTGATCACCAAGCCCGGGCTGGTCAACCTCGACTTCGCCGACGTCCGTACCGTGATGGAGAAGGGTGGCGTCGCGATGATCGGCCTCGGGGAGTCCGACACCGAGGAGAAGGCCGAGGACTCGGTGCAGTCCGCGCTGCGGTCGCCGCTGTTGGACGTGGACATCTCCGGCGCCAACTCCGCGCTGGTGAACGTCACCGGCGGCTCGGACATGTCCATCGGCGAGGCCGAGGGCGTCGTCGAGGAGATCTACGACCGGATCGACCCCGACGCGCGCATCATCTGGGGCACCTCCGTCGACGAGGAGATCGAGGGCCGGATGCGCACGATGATCGTCGTGACTGGGGTGGAGTCCCCCCAGATCTACGGCGGCGGCGAGGCCGCCCAGCGCGGCACCTCGCCCGACCAGCTCCAGGACGTGAACTGA
- a CDS encoding ATPase, T2SS/T4P/T4SS family, which produces MSLLPWRGEDDDACGCRPSFAEPAGTGVEDRVELRIDADDCQGDGDLASEPACRATAVDALADRDADAVRVRSAGYERWYDDDAVGLLHAAGRFAALAEHHDAEIAATARTAPLRAAREATGRAGPVGRLAAETGLAAGAERADDHEAALRSHDGPTIARVGIDHRPPADARLRDTTELSTGGTVRRYAIDSAAGTGVYHLTPASASFDTRAFELLDAAAARLATTEETGDLGPARAVREVADADDPVAALSATLRKHTRGNGVLADLFADDRVSDVYVTAPASETPVRVVVDSEAMPTNIRLTPEGVGTLASRVRRSSGRAFSRASPQVDATLPVGPPDDREQVRIAGVTRPLSPGPAFAVRRHDSEPWTLPRLVATDSLTPRAAALLSLAVERGGTGLVAGARGAGKTTTLGALLWALPRRTRTVLIEDTPELPAAALRAAGRDVQSLRVARGDDETGETSPASALRTALRLGEGALVVGEVRGEEAGTLYEAMRVGAASGTVLGTVHGDGADAVQTRMTEDLGVSESAFAATGFVLTVADTERGRRAVAIEEVESVAGGAELRPLFALDGDDLEPTGRLDRGESSLLADLTVPGEGYGETLATLDARADHLRSLAADGVTRPAAIRAEESDECSGTGETPW; this is translated from the coding sequence ATGTCACTGCTTCCCTGGCGGGGCGAGGACGACGACGCGTGTGGCTGCCGACCGTCGTTCGCCGAACCCGCCGGAACAGGGGTCGAGGACCGCGTCGAGCTCCGCATCGACGCCGACGACTGTCAGGGCGACGGCGATCTCGCCAGCGAACCGGCGTGTCGGGCGACCGCGGTCGACGCGCTCGCCGACCGGGACGCCGACGCCGTTCGGGTTCGATCGGCGGGCTACGAGCGCTGGTACGACGACGACGCCGTCGGTCTGCTCCACGCTGCCGGCCGGTTCGCTGCGCTGGCCGAACACCACGACGCCGAGATCGCCGCGACCGCACGGACGGCGCCGCTGCGGGCTGCCCGCGAAGCGACCGGCCGAGCCGGCCCGGTGGGCCGCCTCGCTGCCGAAACCGGGCTCGCGGCGGGTGCCGAACGCGCCGACGATCACGAGGCGGCGTTGCGTTCCCACGACGGCCCGACGATCGCGCGTGTCGGGATCGACCACCGGCCGCCGGCCGACGCGCGACTGCGCGACACCACGGAGCTTTCGACCGGCGGAACGGTCCGGCGGTACGCGATCGATTCGGCGGCCGGGACGGGCGTGTACCACCTCACCCCTGCGTCGGCGTCGTTCGACACGCGGGCGTTCGAACTGCTCGACGCGGCGGCGGCGCGGCTGGCGACGACCGAGGAGACGGGTGATCTCGGCCCTGCTCGCGCCGTACGTGAGGTGGCCGACGCCGACGATCCGGTAGCGGCGCTCTCGGCCACGCTCAGGAAACACACGCGCGGCAACGGCGTGCTCGCGGACCTGTTCGCGGACGACCGTGTCTCGGACGTGTACGTCACCGCGCCCGCCTCGGAGACGCCAGTCCGGGTCGTCGTCGACAGCGAAGCGATGCCGACGAACATCCGGCTCACCCCGGAGGGAGTCGGGACGCTCGCCTCGCGGGTCCGTCGATCCAGCGGGCGCGCGTTCTCGCGGGCGAGCCCACAGGTGGACGCGACGCTCCCCGTCGGCCCGCCGGACGACCGCGAGCAGGTCCGGATCGCCGGCGTCACGCGGCCGCTCTCGCCCGGACCCGCCTTCGCCGTCCGCCGCCACGACTCGGAGCCGTGGACGCTCCCCCGACTCGTCGCCACCGATTCGCTGACGCCGCGGGCGGCAGCACTGCTCTCGCTGGCGGTCGAGCGCGGCGGGACCGGACTGGTCGCCGGCGCCCGCGGTGCGGGGAAGACGACGACGCTCGGCGCGTTGCTGTGGGCGCTGCCCCGCCGGACACGGACAGTACTGATCGAGGACACGCCCGAACTCCCCGCCGCAGCGCTCCGGGCGGCGGGGCGCGACGTGCAGTCGCTCCGGGTCGCCCGCGGCGACGACGAGACCGGCGAGACGAGCCCCGCGTCCGCGCTCCGGACAGCGCTCCGCCTCGGCGAAGGGGCGCTGGTCGTCGGTGAGGTTCGGGGCGAGGAGGCTGGCACGCTGTACGAGGCGATGCGCGTCGGCGCCGCCTCGGGGACGGTTCTCGGGACGGTCCACGGCGACGGCGCCGACGCGGTGCAGACCAGGATGACCGAGGATCTCGGCGTGAGCGAGTCCGCGTTCGCCGCGACGGGGTTCGTGCTCACCGTCGCCGACACCGAGCGGGGGCGGCGCGCGGTCGCGATCGAGGAGGTGGAGTCGGTCGCCGGCGGGGCCGAACTCCGGCCACTGTTCGCGCTCGACGGCGACGACCTCGAACCGACCGGACGGCTCGACCGCGGCGAGAGCAGCCTGCTCGCGGATCTCACGGTGCCCGGAGAGGGGTACGGTGAGACGCTGGCGACGCTGGACGCACGGGCCGACCACCTGCGCTCGCTCGCGGCCGACGGCGTCACGCGACCGGCGGCGATCCGGGCCGAGGAAAGCGACGAGTGTTCGGGTACGGGTGAGACACCGTGGTAG
- a CDS encoding shikimate dehydrogenase, whose amino-acid sequence MDVYGLIGRPVEHSLSPPMHEAAYEARSLDARYVTLEPDPDRIGEAVAGADAIGVAGLNVTVPFKRDVLPHVEPTATAEAVGAVNTITFDGDGPPEGHNTDVEGVVRAFTHHDVEIENRSAVVVGAGGAGRAATYALADAGADTFVANRTVERAEELAADFADLGVDAGGLDALEDRVPAADILVNATSVGMDDPHTSPVPAELLHGDLAVLDAVYSPLRTKLLRDAADAGAVTVDGAWMLLYQGVAAFERWTGVDAPLEAMNGALRDRLRESAPSD is encoded by the coding sequence ATGGACGTCTACGGGCTGATCGGCCGGCCGGTGGAACACTCTCTCTCGCCGCCGATGCACGAGGCCGCCTACGAGGCGCGCTCGCTCGACGCGCGGTACGTCACGCTCGAACCCGACCCCGACCGGATCGGCGAAGCGGTCGCCGGCGCGGACGCCATCGGCGTCGCCGGCCTCAACGTCACGGTGCCGTTCAAGCGGGACGTGCTCCCCCACGTCGAGCCGACCGCCACGGCCGAGGCCGTCGGCGCCGTGAACACGATCACGTTCGACGGGGACGGCCCGCCGGAGGGCCACAACACCGACGTCGAGGGTGTCGTCCGCGCGTTCACGCACCACGACGTCGAGATCGAGAACCGGTCCGCGGTCGTCGTCGGCGCCGGCGGTGCAGGGAGAGCAGCCACCTACGCGCTGGCCGACGCCGGCGCGGACACGTTCGTCGCCAACCGCACGGTCGAGCGCGCAGAGGAACTCGCGGCCGACTTCGCGGATCTGGGCGTCGACGCCGGCGGACTGGACGCGCTCGAGGACCGCGTTCCCGCCGCCGACATCCTCGTCAACGCGACCAGCGTCGGAATGGACGACCCCCACACGTCGCCCGTTCCCGCGGAACTGCTCCACGGTGATCTGGCGGTGCTGGACGCGGTGTACTCCCCGCTCCGGACGAAGCTCCTGCGGGACGCCGCCGACGCGGGGGCTGTCACCGTCGACGGCGCGTGGATGCTGTTGTACCAGGGCGTCGCCGCGTTCGAGCGCTGGACCGGCGTCGACGCCCCCCTCGAAGCCATGAACGGCGCGCTCCGTGACCGACTCCGAGAGAGCGCTCCGTCCGACTGA
- a CDS encoding D-aminoacyl-tRNA deacylase, with product MTIGIVVSRADHASLHIGEQLLAQGDWTEHEDEALNDADGGGTYYRDGPFELREFDELHIGLADPAPAFSEEPRLLVFVSRHSGETGALLTGHFTGNFGEAEYGGADGELAAAAPSALSAYVGALAAHAPEGYDVAIEGTHHGPTALDTPSMFAELGSGEEQWDDPDGARAVAQAVLSLRGVAAHRDRQVVGIGGGHYAPRFGRVLRETPWAVGHIASDWQLEELGHPRDEDAKAVLEQAFERSDATHALLDGDHPEVADAIEDLGYRVVSETWVRTVGDRPLALVRSLESGVATVDEGLRFGAHTPDDAEDWEKMSLPDDLLAAAQNVDGESTREAVAEATVAFDTIENGTRAKGEAAVPDADAYDDLIDDLAAILRAEYDEVTVDDDTVVAREEAFDPEKAGKLGVPEGPKMGQLSSGESVEVDGEVIPPSAVESQREDQFSI from the coding sequence ATGACAATCGGGATCGTCGTGTCGCGGGCCGATCACGCCTCGCTCCACATCGGGGAGCAGCTGCTCGCGCAGGGGGACTGGACCGAACACGAGGACGAGGCGCTGAACGACGCCGACGGCGGCGGGACGTACTACCGCGACGGCCCGTTCGAACTCCGGGAGTTCGACGAGCTCCACATCGGGCTCGCCGACCCGGCGCCGGCGTTCAGCGAGGAGCCACGCCTGCTGGTGTTCGTCTCCCGGCACTCCGGCGAGACGGGCGCGCTGCTGACGGGCCACTTCACGGGCAACTTCGGCGAGGCGGAGTACGGCGGCGCCGACGGCGAACTCGCGGCAGCCGCGCCGAGCGCGCTCTCGGCGTACGTGGGCGCGCTGGCGGCCCACGCCCCCGAGGGGTACGACGTCGCGATCGAGGGGACCCACCACGGCCCGACCGCGCTCGACACGCCGTCGATGTTCGCGGAGCTCGGCAGCGGCGAGGAGCAGTGGGACGACCCCGACGGCGCTCGCGCGGTCGCCCAGGCGGTGCTCTCCCTGCGTGGGGTGGCGGCCCACCGCGACCGACAGGTCGTCGGGATCGGCGGCGGCCACTACGCCCCGCGGTTCGGCCGCGTGCTCCGGGAGACGCCGTGGGCGGTCGGCCACATCGCGAGCGACTGGCAGCTCGAGGAGCTGGGCCACCCGCGGGACGAGGACGCCAAGGCCGTGCTCGAACAGGCGTTCGAGCGCAGCGACGCGACCCACGCGCTGCTCGACGGCGACCACCCCGAGGTCGCCGACGCCATCGAGGACCTGGGCTACCGCGTCGTGAGCGAGACGTGGGTCCGGACCGTCGGCGACCGCCCGCTGGCGCTGGTCCGGTCGCTGGAGTCGGGCGTCGCGACCGTCGACGAGGGGCTCCGATTCGGCGCGCACACTCCCGACGACGCCGAGGACTGGGAGAAAATGAGTCTGCCCGACGACCTGCTCGCGGCCGCCCAGAACGTCGACGGCGAGTCGACGCGGGAGGCGGTCGCGGAGGCGACGGTCGCGTTCGACACGATCGAGAACGGCACCCGAGCGAAAGGTGAGGCGGCAGTGCCGGACGCCGACGCGTACGACGACCTGATCGACGACCTCGCGGCGATCCTGCGGGCGGAGTACGACGAGGTGACCGTCGACGACGACACCGTGGTCGCCCGCGAGGAGGCGTTCGACCCCGAGAAGGCGGGGAAGCTCGGCGTGCCGGAGGGGCCGAAGATGGGCCAGCTCTCCAGCGGGGAGTCCGTCGAGGTCGACGGCGAGGTGATCCCTCCCTCGGCGGTGGAGAGTCAGCGGGAGGATCAGTTCTCGATCTGA
- a CDS encoding protein translocase SEC61 complex subunit gamma produces MDVKYDLSEYVRVLKLASTPEWEEFSMVAKISGAGIFLIGFLGFLMFAIMSFVPGAVPGGA; encoded by the coding sequence ATGGACGTCAAATACGACCTCTCGGAGTACGTGCGCGTGCTCAAACTCGCGAGCACCCCCGAGTGGGAGGAGTTCTCGATGGTCGCCAAGATCTCCGGCGCCGGCATTTTCCTCATCGGCTTCCTCGGGTTCCTGATGTTCGCCATCATGAGCTTCGTGCCGGGCGCGGTCCCGGGTGGTGCGTAG
- a CDS encoding PHP-associated domain-containing protein, giving the protein MHVKVLDGRVVERAKARGIDVLVYAPHFTRLPEIRERAERHSDDELLVVPGREIFTGNWQNRRHILAVGLSDPVPDFVSFEGALSALADQGAALCVPHPTLLNVSLGQPEIRAYADHIDAVESYNVKSPPHVNKRAKRITEEAGLQAFGSSYAHVRGAIGEAWTEFETDIDSEADLVEALASGVDRQVVHRSGPRHRFWNLAEFAHLGYENSWGKIDRLFLSGTEPTHPDHIAYGGRFDDVAVY; this is encoded by the coding sequence ATGCACGTCAAGGTGCTCGACGGGCGGGTCGTCGAGCGGGCGAAAGCCCGGGGGATCGACGTGCTGGTGTACGCACCCCACTTCACGCGACTGCCGGAGATCCGGGAGCGGGCCGAACGCCACAGCGACGACGAGCTGCTGGTCGTGCCGGGGCGTGAGATATTCACGGGGAACTGGCAGAACCGCCGTCACATCCTCGCCGTGGGGCTCTCCGACCCGGTGCCGGACTTCGTCTCCTTCGAAGGTGCACTCTCCGCGCTCGCCGATCAGGGCGCCGCGCTCTGTGTCCCGCATCCGACGCTGTTGAACGTCAGCCTCGGCCAACCGGAGATCCGAGCCTACGCCGACCACATCGACGCCGTCGAGAGCTACAACGTCAAATCGCCGCCACACGTCAACAAGCGCGCCAAACGCATCACCGAGGAGGCCGGCCTCCAGGCGTTCGGCTCGTCGTACGCCCACGTTCGGGGCGCCATCGGGGAGGCGTGGACCGAGTTCGAGACCGATATCGACAGCGAGGCCGACCTCGTGGAGGCGCTAGCCTCCGGCGTCGACCGACAGGTGGTCCACCGTTCCGGCCCGCGCCACCGCTTCTGGAACCTCGCGGAGTTCGCCCACCTGGGGTACGAGAACTCGTGGGGGAAGATCGACCGCCTGTTCCTCTCGGGTACCGAGCCGACCCACCCCGACCACATCGCCTACGGCGGCCGGTTCGACGACGTCGCGGTGTACTAA
- a CDS encoding transcription elongation factor Spt5: MPIYAVKTTASQEETVADMIASKEMPEIHAVLAPDSLTSYVMVEAEDDSIIERVLDEIPHANGIVPGTSSMTEVEHFLSPTPDVEGIAEGDIVELIAGPFKGEKAQVQRIDEGKDQVTVELYEATVPIPVTVRGDQIRVLDSEER; this comes from the coding sequence ATGCCGATCTACGCCGTCAAGACCACTGCGAGCCAGGAGGAGACCGTCGCCGACATGATCGCCTCGAAGGAGATGCCCGAGATCCACGCCGTGCTGGCGCCGGACTCGCTGACCTCCTACGTGATGGTCGAAGCGGAGGACGACTCGATCATCGAGCGCGTGCTCGACGAGATCCCCCACGCCAACGGGATCGTGCCGGGCACGTCGTCGATGACCGAGGTCGAACACTTCCTCTCGCCGACCCCCGACGTGGAGGGGATCGCCGAGGGCGACATCGTCGAACTCATCGCCGGCCCGTTCAAGGGCGAGAAGGCGCAGGTTCAGCGCATCGACGAGGGGAAAGACCAGGTGACCGTCGAGCTGTACGAGGCGACGGTGCCGATCCCGGTCACGGTGCGTGGCGACCAGATCCGCGTGCTGGACTCCGAGGAGCGGTGA
- a CDS encoding helix-hairpin-helix domain-containing protein has translation MVLRKLKRLLGLESDDSDGRSERDVTVQERSDADAETEAAVEGADESGGTTDDEPAAAGTDAEASTESLVDEEAAQDEPSERAEPAEAAGPDSGDETTDVDSVDDAIEEAEPDDEDPVATDTDAEASTESLVDEDIAQEEPSGRAEPAEAAGPESEDETTDIDEAGPDVGDESEEAGDESEEAGEDTPVDEIKGIGPAYSERLVEIDIATVADLRAADAEEIAERTTAPEGTVRKWIDRANEYE, from the coding sequence ATGGTACTTCGGAAGCTCAAACGGCTCCTCGGGCTGGAGTCGGACGACAGCGACGGCCGGTCCGAGCGCGACGTGACGGTGCAGGAGCGTTCCGACGCCGACGCCGAGACGGAGGCGGCGGTCGAGGGCGCCGACGAATCGGGTGGTACGACAGACGACGAACCGGCCGCTGCTGGCACCGACGCGGAGGCGTCCACGGAGTCGCTCGTCGACGAGGAGGCGGCACAGGACGAGCCGTCGGAGCGGGCCGAGCCGGCGGAGGCCGCGGGCCCCGACAGCGGGGACGAGACGACCGACGTCGACTCCGTCGACGACGCGATCGAGGAGGCCGAACCGGACGACGAGGATCCGGTTGCGACCGACACCGACGCGGAAGCGTCGACGGAGTCGCTCGTCGACGAAGACATCGCCCAGGAGGAGCCGTCGGGGCGGGCCGAACCGGCGGAGGCGGCCGGCCCCGAATCCGAGGACGAGACCACCGACATCGACGAGGCAGGTCCGGACGTCGGGGACGAGAGTGAGGAAGCCGGTGACGAGAGTGAGGAAGCCGGGGAGGACACGCCCGTCGACGAGATCAAGGGGATCGGGCCGGCCTACTCCGAGCGGCTGGTCGAGATCGACATCGCGACCGTCGCGGACCTCCGGGCGGCCGACGCCGAGGAGATCGCGGAGCGGACGACTGCTCCGGAAGGGACAGTTCGGAAGTGGATCGACCGCGCGAACGAGTACGAGTGA
- a CDS encoding CinA family protein, translating into MREYADDPPVEERIGDALREHDATVAVAESCTGGLIGSLLTDVPGSSEYFDRSVVTYSYDAKLEELAVSRESLDDHGAVSARVAEQMAAGVRDTAGTTFGLSTTGIAGPEGGSEEKPVGTVFIGRAYAADWGTGGSYTEVSRHVFDGDRTEIKEQIARKALALLLDEL; encoded by the coding sequence ATGCGCGAGTACGCCGACGATCCGCCGGTCGAGGAACGGATCGGCGACGCCCTCCGGGAGCACGACGCCACGGTCGCCGTCGCCGAGTCCTGCACGGGCGGGCTGATCGGGTCGCTGCTGACCGACGTGCCGGGCTCCTCGGAGTACTTCGACCGCTCGGTCGTGACCTACTCCTACGACGCCAAGCTCGAGGAACTCGCGGTCTCCCGGGAGAGCCTCGACGACCACGGCGCGGTCTCGGCGCGCGTCGCCGAGCAGATGGCCGCCGGCGTGCGCGACACCGCGGGGACGACGTTCGGCCTCTCGACGACCGGGATCGCTGGCCCCGAGGGCGGCAGCGAGGAGAAACCCGTGGGGACGGTGTTCATCGGCCGCGCCTACGCCGCCGACTGGGGGACCGGCGGCTCCTACACCGAGGTCTCGCGGCACGTCTTCGACGGCGACCGGACCGAGATCAAAGAGCAGATCGCGCGGAAAGCGTTGGCGCTGTTACTCGACGAACTCTGA